A portion of the Methanomassiliicoccales archaeon genome contains these proteins:
- a CDS encoding NAD-dependent epimerase/dehydratase family protein has product MTSLVTGASGFLGSHVVEKLCQRGEHVKILARKTSNLSAVRHLPVEVVYGDLHNVDSIMTAVADVDTIFHCAGSVKHIAPYGELYETNVMGTKNITIAAAKNGVKRIVYASSLGVYGTRGEIGNDGSKELNPSKIKDNYCRSKAEAEIVFFKKCAELNIEGVALRPGVIYGPRDYTASYYWFKAVDEGETAIVGDGNARFPLIYVADLVEAFVNASERSGISGNAYDLDGPDRATLKRIYDLIAKELGKIPDYRYYSYTFSMFFAKLNQLKVRLTGDDRSVVISPFVVRLFGTDQPKPDCRRAQEDLGFAPKTSLEEGIKKTAEWYKGVR; this is encoded by the coding sequence ATGACTAGCCTAGTAACCGGAGCATCGGGATTTCTCGGAAGTCACGTCGTTGAAAAACTTTGCCAACGAGGCGAACATGTGAAAATTCTTGCAAGGAAGACCAGCAACCTATCTGCAGTTAGACACCTTCCCGTCGAGGTCGTCTATGGAGACCTCCATAATGTCGATAGCATTATGACAGCTGTCGCTGATGTCGACACAATTTTCCATTGTGCTGGTTCAGTCAAACATATCGCACCGTACGGCGAGTTATATGAAACGAACGTCATGGGAACCAAGAACATCACAATCGCCGCAGCGAAGAACGGTGTGAAGAGAATTGTGTACGCGAGCTCGCTTGGCGTTTATGGGACGCGCGGAGAAATCGGTAACGACGGGAGCAAAGAGTTGAATCCTTCAAAAATAAAGGACAATTACTGCCGCTCTAAGGCCGAAGCGGAAATAGTTTTTTTTAAGAAATGTGCAGAATTAAACATTGAGGGAGTTGCTCTAAGACCTGGAGTTATTTATGGACCGAGAGATTATACTGCATCATACTACTGGTTTAAAGCCGTCGATGAGGGTGAAACGGCCATAGTTGGTGATGGTAATGCCAGATTTCCGCTGATTTATGTTGCAGACCTAGTTGAGGCATTTGTTAACGCATCAGAACGATCAGGAATTTCTGGAAATGCGTATGATCTAGATGGCCCGGATAGAGCGACACTTAAACGAATATATGACCTAATCGCGAAAGAACTTGGAAAGATTCCAGACTACCGATACTACAGTTACACATTCTCAATGTTTTTTGCAAAACTCAACCAATTGAAAGTGAGATTAACTGGGGACGATCGCAGCGTCGTCATTTCGCCTTTTGTCGTGAGATTATTTGGAACCGATCAACCCAAACCTGATTGCAGGAGAGCTCAGGAAGACCTAGGGTTTGCACCGAAAACAAGTCTCGAAGAAGGTATTAAGAAGACTGCAGAGTGGTATAAGGGAGTGAGGTGA
- a CDS encoding Lrp/AsnC ligand binding domain-containing protein has protein sequence MAIAYVLIITAPQKDHQIYSELKRMNEVVEVYPLFGDYDLIAKIEGESVEALGRVVLYKIGALPGVVHTETLTVIEEF, from the coding sequence ATGGCCATCGCATATGTTTTGATTATCACAGCACCTCAGAAGGATCATCAAATATATTCCGAACTGAAAAGAATGAATGAAGTCGTTGAGGTATACCCGCTTTTCGGCGATTATGACCTCATTGCGAAGATAGAAGGTGAGAGCGTAGAAGCATTGGGAAGGGTCGTTCTGTATAAAATTGGAGCATTACCAGGTGTTGTACACACTGAGACTCTGACGGTCATTGAGGAGTTCTGA
- a CDS encoding HAD family hydrolase: MNLERVKAIIFDFDGTLVNSAIDFDAMKKEFFSALVNRGIEPNAISTSDTIYQSLARVKDVCEKCGKTLLLEELNRVIDEVLLKAELRNVENTTLIDGVKPVIKFLRENGYKVGILTRGSRVYVMKAFNVVGLSAEEFDAIICRDDFPIDEAKPNGIALKRIATRLGVDASECVMIGDHPLDLACAIDAKSNFIGISSGKYDDETWKSKGCSIVIRSVAELPRVLGFTDDIADAKMMQ; the protein is encoded by the coding sequence ATGAATTTGGAACGGGTGAAGGCCATTATTTTCGACTTCGATGGCACGCTGGTTAACAGTGCAATCGATTTCGATGCAATGAAGAAGGAATTTTTTTCCGCACTTGTCAACAGAGGAATAGAACCTAACGCAATATCGACTAGCGATACTATATATCAAAGCCTGGCCCGTGTGAAAGATGTATGCGAGAAGTGTGGTAAAACCCTCCTCCTGGAAGAATTGAACCGGGTCATTGATGAGGTGCTTTTGAAGGCGGAATTGAGAAATGTTGAGAACACAACGTTAATTGATGGTGTGAAGCCAGTAATCAAATTTCTGAGAGAAAATGGATACAAGGTAGGTATCCTAACAAGAGGTTCGAGAGTGTATGTGATGAAGGCGTTCAATGTCGTCGGTCTTTCCGCTGAAGAATTTGACGCAATCATCTGCAGGGATGATTTCCCTATCGACGAGGCTAAACCAAATGGTATCGCTCTAAAGAGAATAGCGACTAGACTCGGTGTTGACGCATCGGAATGTGTAATGATCGGAGATCATCCTCTAGATCTGGCGTGCGCTATTGACGCGAAATCGAATTTCATCGGAATTTCATCAGGGAAATATGATGACGAAACGTGGAAATCAAAAGGGTGTAGCATTGTCATTAGAAGTGTTGCTGAACTTCCAAGAGTCCTTGGCTTCACAGACGATATCGCTGACGCAAAAATGATGCAATAG
- a CDS encoding Rid family detoxifying hydrolase, protein MKEIVSTDRAPKPIGPYSQAVISGGFIFCSGQVGIDPETNQLVRSSIADETRQVLKNLKAVVEAAGSSLENAVRATVYLTSLEYFKEMNEVYKEFFPNAPPSRATVEVSNLAMGARVEIDLIVAVK, encoded by the coding sequence ATGAAAGAGATAGTAAGCACCGATCGTGCTCCAAAGCCAATTGGACCTTACTCCCAGGCAGTTATTTCAGGCGGTTTTATTTTTTGCTCTGGTCAGGTCGGCATTGATCCTGAGACGAATCAGCTTGTTAGATCAAGTATTGCCGATGAAACGAGACAGGTTCTCAAGAACTTGAAAGCAGTTGTGGAAGCAGCGGGATCCTCACTCGAAAATGCCGTACGGGCGACAGTTTATTTGACAAGCCTCGAATATTTTAAGGAAATGAATGAAGTCTACAAAGAATTTTTCCCGAATGCTCCGCCATCAAGAGCCACAGTGGAAGTTTCAAATCTCGCTATGGGTGCGAGGGTAGAAATCGACCTGATCGTCGCAGTGAAATAG
- a CDS encoding heavy metal translocating P-type ATPase, translated as MKDDHRHEQPPAAGKDEQKKKATLPIIGMTCATCAQTIEHTLSGLPGVESASVNLAAEKATVVYDPKKVQIDEMKKAVKAAGYDIVLNDVTLSISGMTCATCAETIETALNRIEGVNSAVVNLASEKARIQYDPNLVKLSDIKRAIREAGYDVLEAETIDEEKLARQKEMRRQKNLLIFSLSLSIPTFVLTMVLDFSLIKVTEEMMKIGNIVLFLLATPVQFVAGYQFYIGSYKALRNKRANMDTLIAIGTSAAYFYSTAVVFFPSIISFEHVYFDTSALIISLILLGKYLEARAKGKTSEAIRKLMNLQAKTARVLQNGQEVEIPIDELEIGNIFVVRPGETIATDGIVIDGHSSVDESMISGESIPVEKEVGSEVIGGSINKNGLLKVRATRVGKDTVLAQIVRLVEEAQGSKAPIQRIADRVSAYFVPAVIVIALVSALLWYFIGYDVFEIAEPRFIFSLSIFITILVIACPCALGLATPTAIMVGTGKGAEFGILIKNGEALELAGRINTIVFDKTGTLTKGEPEVTDVISFSQGEEEIIRYAAIAEKGSEHPLGEAIIRHAKEMGIEVPDADEFETLPGKGVVVGFRGSKILFGNRSLMKSAQIDISGIEDSMQRIEDEGKTVMILALNGTVIGLIAVADVLKETSKEAVAELKKMKIEVAMITGDNWRTANVIAKKLGIDRVLAEVLPEDKAKEITKLQKEGKIVGMVGDGINDAPALAQADIGIAIGSGTDVAIETGDIVLIRNDLLDVVAAIQLSKRTMSKIRQNLFWAFAYNTAGIPIAAGILFPFFGILLQPVIAAAAMAMSSVSVVSNALLLKRYVPEIRKAR; from the coding sequence ATGAAAGACGACCACAGGCACGAGCAACCCCCAGCTGCTGGAAAAGACGAACAAAAGAAAAAGGCCACATTACCCATTATCGGAATGACTTGCGCGACCTGTGCACAGACAATTGAACATACCCTATCCGGATTACCTGGCGTTGAATCCGCTTCAGTCAATCTCGCAGCAGAAAAGGCGACCGTAGTCTACGACCCCAAGAAGGTTCAAATCGATGAGATGAAGAAGGCTGTTAAAGCAGCTGGCTACGATATCGTACTCAACGATGTGACCCTTTCGATATCTGGAATGACGTGTGCCACCTGCGCCGAGACAATCGAGACTGCGTTAAATCGCATCGAAGGGGTGAACAGCGCAGTTGTCAATCTGGCAAGTGAAAAGGCAAGAATACAATATGATCCTAATCTCGTAAAGCTCTCGGACATCAAAAGAGCGATCAGGGAGGCAGGCTATGATGTTCTTGAAGCGGAAACTATTGATGAGGAGAAGTTGGCTAGGCAGAAAGAGATGAGGAGACAGAAGAATCTGCTCATCTTCAGCCTTTCTCTGAGTATTCCTACATTTGTCCTCACAATGGTTCTTGATTTTTCTCTAATCAAAGTCACTGAGGAAATGATGAAAATCGGTAACATCGTCCTGTTCCTTCTGGCAACGCCAGTGCAGTTTGTTGCAGGCTATCAATTCTATATCGGAAGCTACAAGGCTCTGCGCAATAAGAGGGCAAACATGGATACTCTTATCGCCATTGGCACATCAGCCGCTTATTTTTACAGTACGGCTGTCGTCTTTTTCCCCTCAATCATATCGTTCGAACATGTGTATTTCGACACATCAGCCCTCATTATTTCTCTAATACTTTTGGGAAAGTACTTGGAGGCGAGGGCGAAAGGGAAAACATCAGAAGCTATTAGAAAATTGATGAATCTCCAGGCCAAGACCGCCCGTGTTCTCCAAAACGGCCAAGAGGTCGAGATACCGATTGATGAACTCGAAATAGGCAATATTTTTGTTGTGAGGCCAGGGGAGACGATCGCAACGGATGGGATTGTTATCGATGGGCACTCTTCTGTCGACGAATCGATGATTTCAGGTGAGAGCATTCCAGTTGAGAAGGAGGTGGGCTCCGAGGTTATCGGCGGTTCGATCAACAAAAATGGGTTGCTCAAGGTGCGCGCTACGCGAGTCGGAAAGGACACAGTACTTGCACAGATCGTCAGGCTCGTCGAGGAAGCACAGGGTTCCAAGGCACCAATCCAACGTATTGCTGATCGCGTTTCTGCCTATTTTGTCCCCGCGGTTATTGTCATTGCCCTTGTTAGTGCACTCCTATGGTATTTCATCGGATACGACGTATTCGAGATCGCCGAACCACGCTTCATCTTTTCCCTTTCAATTTTCATTACAATCCTCGTGATTGCTTGTCCCTGTGCACTCGGGCTTGCAACACCAACTGCCATTATGGTAGGAACAGGAAAAGGTGCTGAGTTTGGAATACTGATCAAGAATGGCGAAGCCCTAGAATTGGCTGGTAGGATCAATACAATTGTTTTCGATAAGACAGGTACTCTCACAAAGGGAGAACCAGAGGTAACCGACGTGATCTCTTTTTCACAGGGGGAGGAAGAGATCATAAGGTACGCTGCAATTGCAGAGAAGGGATCAGAGCATCCCCTTGGAGAGGCGATTATCCGGCACGCAAAGGAAATGGGAATCGAAGTGCCCGACGCGGATGAATTCGAGACTTTACCTGGAAAAGGGGTTGTCGTGGGTTTTCGTGGATCAAAGATTCTCTTTGGGAACAGGAGCCTAATGAAAAGTGCGCAAATCGATATATCGGGGATCGAGGACTCGATGCAAAGGATCGAGGATGAAGGAAAAACTGTGATGATCCTCGCACTCAACGGAACAGTCATCGGCTTGATCGCCGTAGCAGATGTTTTGAAAGAGACCTCGAAAGAAGCAGTCGCTGAGTTAAAGAAGATGAAGATCGAAGTTGCGATGATAACAGGTGACAACTGGAGAACTGCCAATGTAATTGCGAAAAAACTTGGAATAGATAGGGTACTGGCAGAAGTTCTTCCGGAAGACAAAGCTAAAGAGATTACAAAACTCCAAAAGGAGGGGAAGATCGTAGGAATGGTTGGTGACGGTATCAACGACGCGCCGGCTCTGGCACAAGCAGATATCGGCATCGCGATCGGCAGTGGCACGGATGTTGCAATCGAAACGGGCGATATTGTTTTGATCAGAAACGATTTGCTGGACGTCGTCGCAGCGATTCAATTGAGCAAGAGAACGATGAGCAAGATCCGACAAAATCTGTTTTGGGCATTTGCGTACAATACGGCTGGGATACCGATCGCAGCTGGTATTCTCTTCCCCTTTTTCGGCATACTGCTCCAGCCAGTCATTGCGGCGGCGGCAATGGCAATGAGTTCCGTTTCCGTTGTCTCAAATGCGCTATTATTGAAGAGATATGTCCCTGAAATAAGGAAGGCGAGGTGA
- a CDS encoding YHS domain-containing protein: protein MAKDPICGMEVDEKSAKWISEYRGKKYYFCAPGCKKKFDADPSKYVK, encoded by the coding sequence GTGGCAAAGGACCCAATATGTGGAATGGAGGTCGATGAAAAGAGCGCGAAGTGGATTTCAGAATACAGAGGCAAGAAATACTATTTTTGCGCCCCAGGTTGTAAGAAAAAGTTCGATGCAGACCCTTCAAAGTATGTGAAATAA
- a CDS encoding FAD-binding oxidoreductase, with translation MDPAKDAKTSTLPAYIKRLEEALGKENVKTSEFERLLYSHDLAPLPKEAQLAFKNIPDVVVRPRSTEDVQKIVKIAAEENVPITPRGSSTWGLGGSIPAFGGILIDMSGGMNKILKIDKENLCVTAEAGATWKQVYEACLSKGLLLGSYPSSFPSATLAGWISTGGIGIGTYKYGSAGNNIRNLEVVMPDGDVINTGFDEVCDNSSGYNLNWLMVGAEGTLGVITKVTFRLVPAPETMRPLSYAFNDLASMGPALMEVCRSRVEPLHISFGDGKHYELLRKAGKHAPEVGSMLSFMLEGDAEIVKHEEQVIDKIMENHGAKKMPDDVATHEWEERCYEYRSREIGMGAIPGEVVVPLGKFSAMANDTYDLMEEMKMEGAVIGIMADRNTAMFMPYYLFDSESLLKSVTSLSFNKKYSDLAFKHGGRPLGFGIFFASNLKTIRGNGVKYIKAIKNAIDQKGIMNPGKLIETVTRQGIHVAPTLFELGMDALAVAKKMLPKDQDIDKKAEEYKIEKAEKEKKGPTH, from the coding sequence ATGGATCCAGCGAAGGATGCAAAGACGAGCACCTTGCCTGCGTATATTAAAAGGCTCGAGGAGGCGCTAGGAAAGGAGAATGTCAAAACAAGTGAATTTGAAAGACTTCTCTATAGTCATGACCTCGCTCCACTTCCTAAGGAAGCACAACTGGCTTTCAAGAACATTCCAGATGTTGTTGTAAGGCCCAGATCAACAGAAGATGTCCAAAAGATTGTGAAAATTGCTGCTGAAGAAAACGTACCAATCACACCTCGTGGCAGTTCGACTTGGGGTCTAGGCGGAAGTATCCCAGCTTTTGGCGGGATCTTAATCGACATGAGCGGAGGGATGAACAAGATTCTTAAGATCGATAAAGAAAATCTCTGTGTTACCGCCGAGGCAGGGGCTACGTGGAAGCAGGTTTACGAGGCTTGCTTGAGTAAAGGTCTCCTCCTCGGTTCGTACCCAAGCAGCTTTCCAAGCGCGACGCTTGCTGGGTGGATCTCTACAGGCGGTATTGGAATTGGTACTTATAAGTATGGATCTGCGGGCAATAATATCAGAAATCTGGAAGTTGTGATGCCAGATGGCGATGTTATTAACACTGGATTTGACGAAGTCTGCGATAATAGCTCTGGTTATAATCTCAATTGGCTGATGGTTGGCGCAGAGGGGACGCTCGGTGTCATCACTAAGGTGACATTCAGGCTAGTTCCCGCACCAGAAACGATGCGGCCGCTCTCCTATGCCTTCAACGATCTGGCATCAATGGGACCAGCGTTGATGGAGGTATGCCGGTCGAGGGTGGAGCCACTTCATATATCCTTTGGAGACGGAAAACATTATGAGCTCTTGAGAAAAGCCGGAAAGCATGCGCCCGAAGTTGGAAGCATGCTCAGTTTCATGCTCGAAGGCGATGCTGAAATAGTCAAGCACGAAGAGCAGGTAATTGACAAGATCATGGAGAATCATGGTGCGAAGAAAATGCCAGATGATGTAGCAACGCATGAATGGGAGGAGCGCTGCTATGAATACCGCTCAAGGGAGATTGGTATGGGTGCGATCCCAGGAGAGGTCGTCGTGCCATTAGGGAAGTTTTCAGCGATGGCGAATGATACCTACGACCTTATGGAGGAAATGAAGATGGAGGGCGCAGTCATCGGCATTATGGCTGACAGGAATACTGCGATGTTCATGCCATATTATCTTTTTGACTCTGAGAGTCTTCTAAAGAGCGTTACCTCTCTCTCATTCAACAAAAAGTATTCGGACCTTGCATTCAAGCACGGTGGACGTCCTCTCGGTTTCGGCATCTTCTTTGCATCTAATCTGAAGACAATTCGGGGAAATGGAGTGAAATACATTAAAGCAATCAAGAATGCCATTGATCAGAAAGGAATTATGAACCCGGGCAAGCTCATTGAGACGGTGACCCGACAGGGAATCCACGTCGCTCCAACACTTTTTGAGCTCGGAATGGATGCTCTTGCAGTTGCGAAAAAGATGTTGCCGAAGGATCAAGATATCGATAAAAAGGCGGAGGAATATAAGATAGAAAAAGCGGAAAAAGAAAAGAAAGGGCCTACGCATTGA
- the mobB gene encoding molybdopterin-guanine dinucleotide biosynthesis protein B produces MLESLTGGDSLIIGIVGKSGTGKTSLIESLLRELTARSLKVSSIKHVHDGNVLIPAGKDTTRHLLAGSDPVIGISSNESVIYFNDPYSLDDALSLLKKIASPDVIIVEGFKQSNIPKVVIGDAEVNGPVLLRCAEPEECIQDCISLIEKGVRKERILEKLPGLNCKKCGFNGCEDLANAIIDGVEDLSKCKNIGDARVKVFVNGDEIPINKFVSELVSNVVSGLVKSLKNVSDPESIRISVDFPRHIEE; encoded by the coding sequence GTGCTAGAGAGCCTTACTGGAGGTGATTCCCTGATCATCGGGATAGTCGGCAAATCGGGCACAGGTAAAACATCTTTAATCGAGTCGCTTCTAAGAGAGTTGACTGCCCGTTCTTTGAAGGTCTCTTCGATCAAGCACGTTCATGATGGCAATGTGCTTATACCAGCAGGGAAAGACACAACACGTCATCTTCTCGCTGGGAGTGACCCTGTCATTGGGATTTCATCAAATGAATCAGTTATTTATTTTAATGATCCGTATTCCCTGGACGACGCGTTGTCCCTCTTGAAGAAAATTGCTTCACCCGATGTCATCATTGTTGAGGGATTCAAGCAGTCTAACATTCCCAAAGTTGTCATCGGTGACGCGGAGGTCAATGGACCGGTCCTCCTCCGCTGCGCGGAACCGGAAGAATGTATTCAGGATTGTATAAGCTTGATTGAAAAGGGAGTAAGGAAGGAGCGCATCCTAGAAAAACTCCCGGGGCTGAACTGCAAGAAATGCGGTTTTAATGGATGCGAAGATCTAGCAAATGCCATTATTGACGGAGTTGAAGATCTCTCTAAATGCAAAAATATTGGCGATGCAAGGGTGAAGGTTTTTGTAAACGGGGACGAAATCCCGATAAATAAATTCGTATCTGAACTCGTAAGTAACGTGGTAAGCGGTCTGGTCAAGTCATTAAAGAACGTCAGTGATCCCGAATCCATCAGGATCTCAGTTGATTTTCCAAGACATATTGAGGAATAA
- the moaA gene encoding GTP 3',8-cyclase MoaA, whose protein sequence is MLIDSYGRQLTNLRISVTQRCNLNCLYCHREGERSSGDEMSPNEVARIATIASLLGMNKLKITGGEPLIRDDLVEIVSKCANKFEEISMTTNGTLLADYSEALKAVGLKRVNVSLDTLDHEKYRMITGSDVLDDVIDGIEKAISAGLTPLKINMVVMKGINENEIDDMIQFSKKVGGILQLIELETQKERINEGFYADHHCDLTKIESYLESRALKIVSRSLHNRKKYYLPEEVEIVRPMHNSSFCANCHRLRVTSSGHLKPCLLSENGSVDILSAIRRNASEAELINLFKVAVSAREPYWR, encoded by the coding sequence ATGTTAATTGATTCTTATGGGCGTCAACTGACAAATTTGAGGATTTCCGTGACTCAAAGGTGCAATCTCAATTGCCTTTACTGCCACAGAGAGGGCGAGAGATCAAGTGGAGATGAGATGTCTCCAAATGAAGTTGCTCGGATAGCGACGATCGCCTCGCTATTGGGAATGAATAAGTTAAAGATCACCGGTGGTGAACCACTTATTAGGGACGATCTTGTTGAGATCGTCTCGAAATGTGCCAATAAGTTTGAAGAAATCTCAATGACGACAAACGGAACGCTCCTCGCGGATTATTCTGAGGCTCTAAAAGCTGTTGGGTTAAAGCGAGTGAATGTGAGTCTTGATACACTCGACCACGAGAAATATAGAATGATCACTGGTAGCGATGTATTAGACGATGTGATCGATGGCATTGAAAAAGCGATAAGTGCAGGGCTCACTCCTCTCAAGATCAATATGGTAGTTATGAAAGGGATTAATGAAAATGAAATTGACGACATGATTCAGTTCTCAAAAAAAGTCGGTGGAATTCTGCAGCTCATCGAACTCGAAACCCAAAAGGAAAGAATTAACGAGGGTTTTTATGCGGATCACCACTGTGATCTGACAAAGATCGAGAGTTATTTGGAATCCAGAGCATTAAAGATCGTTTCAAGGAGCTTGCATAATCGAAAGAAATATTATCTCCCAGAAGAAGTGGAAATAGTCAGACCGATGCACAATAGCAGTTTTTGCGCAAATTGCCACCGCTTACGTGTGACGTCTAGTGGACATCTAAAGCCGTGTCTTTTGAGCGAAAATGGAAGCGTCGATATCCTATCTGCGATCAGGAGAAATGCATCGGAAGCAGAATTGATCAACTTATTCAAGGTTGCAGTGAGTGCTAGAGAGCCTTACTGGAGGTGA
- a CDS encoding GIY-YIG nuclease family protein — protein MENVQTGAYILIVKLPKTSEISIGRLGRFNFKKGLYAYVGSAMNGLYPRVTRHFSKTKKKHWHIDYLLEYGAPIEAILIPSPVRIECEINAYLQRIIDSRPFLEGFGSSDCDCFSHLHKITGRMLMHIKEIARENNWLSYTWVRESEQVPRQ, from the coding sequence ATGGAGAATGTCCAGACCGGGGCATATATTCTGATCGTCAAACTCCCGAAAACCAGCGAAATCTCCATAGGTCGACTCGGGAGGTTCAATTTCAAAAAAGGGCTTTACGCTTACGTTGGTTCCGCGATGAACGGTCTATACCCCCGCGTCACGCGTCATTTCTCAAAAACAAAAAAGAAGCATTGGCACATCGATTACCTTCTAGAATACGGCGCTCCCATTGAGGCCATTCTTATCCCTTCACCAGTAAGAATAGAATGTGAGATCAACGCCTATCTACAGAGAATTATTGATTCTAGACCATTTTTGGAAGGGTTTGGCTCATCCGATTGTGATTGTTTTTCCCACTTGCATAAGATCACTGGAAGAATGCTTATGCATATCAAAGAAATCGCCAGAGAGAATAATTGGCTTTCGTACACTTGGGTTAGAGAGTCAGAGCAAGTTCCTAGGCAGTGA
- a CDS encoding metalloregulator ArsR/SmtB family transcription factor, protein MVAEEEKKMEIPDPIRQSLEEIGGLEGISSSLPSDEEILRVSKTFHAISDPLRVKILLILRKQPLCVCLIKALTSVQDSKLSYHLAILKDAGLIIGKQEANWIIYSVTEFGEKLLSALPSIFHEEADLNRSRE, encoded by the coding sequence ATGGTAGCCGAAGAGGAAAAAAAGATGGAGATTCCCGATCCCATAAGGCAATCTCTTGAGGAGATAGGCGGTTTGGAGGGCATTTCATCTTCACTCCCCTCTGATGAAGAAATCTTGCGAGTGAGCAAAACATTTCACGCAATATCCGATCCTCTGCGCGTAAAAATCCTTCTCATACTCCGAAAACAACCTCTTTGTGTTTGTTTGATCAAAGCGCTCACTTCGGTTCAAGATTCTAAGCTTTCATATCATTTAGCTATTCTGAAAGATGCTGGCCTTATCATCGGAAAACAAGAGGCAAACTGGATTATCTACAGCGTGACTGAATTCGGGGAGAAATTACTGTCAGCACTTCCTTCAATTTTTCACGAAGAAGCCGATCTAAATCGATCAAGAGAGTGA
- a CDS encoding methyl-coenzyme M reductase family protein has product MYKVLLFDGGVYRVNELYELVEDVGGFIIQKTQTHVQILVTLAIPEEEKDVIERKSQELGAKLTEIPLGGTEIAVVAPTLGRHHMPHPVCDIAEHLRRYGAITVVMGLARGKGRKSAQISAEEKALINEYDAAVFVLGNFEDCIKTEKVRLFEDIKVPVVVACGPSIDALPNCKAIVSGVCRRVERMRRAEDIAKLEEVAEKVSKVIEERRRIIDEDPLFVHPAEVRQRIETLPVVQKSLRPAPIVLHLDGLRVKIPYYEWKDQLESIEVYGRKLREIAELSDSRLDGSTLIRIYSASKVESMNQLGSVNSLGDRSAASAKE; this is encoded by the coding sequence ATGTACAAAGTGCTTCTCTTTGATGGTGGCGTCTACCGTGTGAATGAGCTTTATGAGCTCGTCGAGGATGTTGGCGGTTTCATCATCCAGAAGACCCAGACACATGTGCAGATATTGGTCACTCTCGCGATTCCGGAGGAAGAAAAAGATGTCATTGAAAGAAAGTCTCAGGAGCTCGGAGCAAAATTGACGGAAATTCCCCTGGGTGGGACGGAGATCGCCGTCGTGGCACCGACGCTCGGACGGCATCACATGCCTCATCCTGTCTGCGACATCGCCGAGCACCTTCGTAGATATGGAGCGATCACCGTCGTCATGGGCCTTGCCCGCGGAAAAGGTAGAAAATCAGCGCAGATTAGCGCCGAAGAAAAGGCGTTAATCAATGAGTATGATGCGGCTGTTTTTGTCCTAGGTAACTTTGAGGACTGTATTAAGACGGAGAAGGTACGCCTTTTCGAGGACATTAAGGTGCCAGTTGTCGTTGCGTGCGGTCCGTCGATTGATGCTCTCCCAAATTGCAAGGCCATTGTATCTGGTGTCTGTAGAAGAGTTGAGCGAATGAGACGTGCCGAGGACATCGCGAAGCTCGAGGAAGTCGCTGAAAAAGTTAGCAAGGTGATTGAAGAACGGAGGAGGATCATCGATGAAGACCCGCTATTTGTCCATCCAGCTGAGGTGAGACAGCGTATCGAAACGCTACCAGTCGTACAAAAGAGTCTGAGGCCGGCGCCGATCGTTCTACATCTCGATGGATTAAGAGTGAAAATACCTTATTATGAATGGAAAGATCAGCTGGAGTCGATTGAAGTCTACGGACGCAAACTTAGAGAGATCGCCGAGCTTTCGGATTCAAGACTCGACGGAAGCACATTGATCAGAATCTATAGCGCATCAAAAGTCGAATCGATGAATCAACTCGGATCAGTGAATTCGTTGGGCGATCGATCAGCCGCTTCTGCGAAAGAATAA